A DNA window from Xanthocytophaga agilis contains the following coding sequences:
- a CDS encoding YdcF family protein — MEGIILILGHTNSMEGILSTIAQDRLQMGITVHQQHSTFAIVCTGGFGEHFNTTQYPHAMYAQQYLVEQGIDASLILNPVLSKNTVEDASLSRSVLEQYKLQMVIVVSSDFHMPRVKYLFTYFQPSQPITFISATSALSKEYLQQLTSHEEQALVRIKSMYPSENNIFTKSNHPTTDS, encoded by the coding sequence ATGGAAGGAATTATTCTAATCTTAGGCCACACCAATTCCATGGAAGGAATACTTAGTACCATTGCCCAGGATCGTTTACAAATGGGCATAACTGTTCATCAACAACACTCAACCTTTGCAATTGTATGCACGGGTGGTTTCGGAGAACATTTTAATACTACCCAATATCCTCATGCCATGTATGCTCAACAATATCTGGTTGAACAAGGAATTGATGCCAGCCTTATCCTGAATCCTGTATTAAGTAAGAATACTGTTGAAGATGCCAGTTTATCCAGATCAGTGTTAGAGCAGTATAAACTACAAATGGTTATCGTTGTTTCATCTGATTTCCATATGCCTCGTGTAAAATACCTTTTCACCTATTTTCAGCCCAGTCAGCCTATTACTTTTATCTCTGCAACATCGGCACTTTCAAAGGAATATCTTCAACAACTAACCAGTCATGAAGAACAAGCTTTAGTACGAATTAAGTCTATGTACCCTTCTGAAAATAATATTTTCACAAAGTCTAACCACCCGACCACTGATTCATGA